The Agrobacterium cucumeris genome has a segment encoding these proteins:
- a CDS encoding ABC transporter ATP-binding protein: protein MSDANYLSLNKVSLAYGNSIAVKDLDLDIRKGELLALLGPSGCGKTTTMRAIAGLMPVAGGRIDLDGADITRVAANKRAVGLVFQSYALFPHLTVYENVAFGLKLKGMGGKTLEDKVASGLKSVGLSNFASRKPAELSGGQQQRVALARSMVMEPKVLLLDEPLSNLDARLRLEMRTELQRVQKETGVTMIFVTHDQIEALALADRIVVMKGGKIEQIGTPEEIYNAPVSSFVADFVGFENIFALEGGALKTANGTTPLSGPVPSASGLAWRPRMVTLGSGPFQGTVRGTSFAGNTREYLLDTPLGPIKAETDAALAAHVIGDTLAFDLPVEKAASLKVFN from the coding sequence ATGTCTGACGCAAATTATCTTTCGCTCAACAAAGTCTCGCTCGCTTATGGCAATAGCATTGCCGTCAAGGATCTCGATCTTGATATCCGCAAGGGCGAACTTCTGGCCTTGCTGGGGCCTTCCGGCTGCGGCAAGACGACGACGATGCGCGCCATTGCCGGGCTGATGCCGGTGGCTGGCGGGCGCATCGATCTCGACGGGGCCGATATTACCCGTGTCGCCGCCAACAAGCGCGCCGTCGGTCTGGTGTTCCAGTCTTACGCACTCTTCCCGCATCTGACGGTTTATGAAAACGTCGCCTTCGGCCTGAAACTCAAGGGCATGGGCGGCAAGACGCTGGAGGACAAGGTCGCCTCCGGCCTGAAGTCGGTGGGCCTGTCCAACTTCGCCTCCCGCAAACCGGCCGAGCTTTCCGGCGGCCAGCAGCAGCGCGTGGCACTGGCGCGCTCCATGGTCATGGAGCCCAAGGTGCTGTTGCTCGATGAGCCGCTCTCCAATCTCGATGCCCGCCTGCGGCTTGAAATGCGCACCGAATTGCAGCGTGTGCAGAAGGAAACCGGCGTGACGATGATCTTCGTCACCCACGACCAGATCGAGGCGCTTGCCCTCGCCGACCGCATTGTCGTCATGAAGGGCGGCAAGATCGAGCAGATCGGTACGCCGGAAGAAATTTACAACGCGCCGGTTTCATCCTTCGTGGCTGACTTCGTTGGCTTTGAAAACATCTTCGCGCTGGAAGGCGGCGCGCTGAAAACCGCAAACGGTACAACACCGCTTTCCGGACCAGTCCCTTCAGCATCTGGACTGGCCTGGCGGCCGCGCATGGTCACCCTCGGTTCAGGTCCTTTCCAGGGAACCGTGCGCGGCACATCCTTTGCCGGCAACACCCGCGAATATCTGCTGGATACGCCGCTCGGACCCATCAAGGCGGAAACCGATGCGGCGCTTGCCGCGCATGTCATTGGTGATACGCTCGCCTTTGATCTGCCGGTCGAAAAGGCGGCGAGCCTCAAGGTGTTTAACTGA
- a CDS encoding ABC transporter permease: protein MFQNRAEALALALPAAIFAAAVFLVPVFMLLSEGFRTADGWTFSAYADFFSDPLNQTVFLRTLKLGALVTVVSAVVGYAAAFAIINLSPGTKGHVVNLVVLPLMISPVARTYAWIVILGRTGIVNQALQAVGLSDAPIRILFSETAVFIGLLQLFLPLMIISLISALENMPKDTIAAARVLGANWLQVFWKVILPLTKEGLVVGGTLVFTGSLTAYITPAILGGSKVLMLETLLYQQVTVSNNFVAASVIAFILIVMSFAANILLKRIATARNKK, encoded by the coding sequence ATGTTTCAGAACCGGGCCGAAGCGCTGGCGCTTGCCTTGCCCGCCGCGATTTTTGCGGCGGCGGTTTTTCTTGTGCCGGTCTTCATGCTTTTGTCGGAGGGCTTTCGCACCGCTGACGGCTGGACATTCTCCGCTTATGCCGATTTCTTCTCCGATCCGCTGAACCAGACGGTTTTCCTGCGCACCCTGAAACTCGGCGCGCTCGTGACCGTTGTTTCGGCGGTGGTGGGCTATGCGGCGGCCTTCGCCATCATCAACCTGTCGCCAGGAACGAAGGGCCATGTGGTCAATCTCGTCGTATTGCCGTTGATGATTTCGCCGGTTGCCCGCACCTATGCGTGGATCGTCATTCTCGGCAGAACCGGCATCGTCAACCAGGCGCTGCAGGCGGTGGGGCTGAGTGATGCGCCGATCCGTATCCTGTTTTCTGAAACGGCTGTTTTTATCGGCCTTCTGCAGCTGTTCCTGCCGTTGATGATCATCTCGCTCATCAGCGCGCTGGAGAACATGCCGAAGGATACGATCGCGGCTGCCCGCGTTCTCGGCGCAAACTGGCTGCAGGTGTTCTGGAAAGTCATCCTGCCGCTCACCAAGGAAGGATTGGTGGTTGGCGGCACGCTGGTCTTTACCGGTTCGCTGACGGCCTATATCACGCCAGCCATCCTCGGCGGCTCCAAGGTGTTGATGCTGGAAACCCTGCTTTACCAGCAGGTCACGGTTTCCAACAATTTCGTCGCCGCCAGCGTCATCGCCTTCATCCTGATCGTCATGAGCTTTGCCGCCAATATCCTGCTGAAGCGCATCGCCACCGCAAGGAACAAGAAATGA
- a CDS encoding adenine deaminase, giving the protein MSANSPTREPADLTDDALRSRAVAVARGDAPFDVLITGGTLVDVVTGELRAADIGIVGALIASVHERASRSDAVRIIDAANAFVSPGLIDTHMHIESSMVTPAAYAAAVVARGVTTIVWDPHEFGNVHGVEGVRWASKAIENLPLRAILLAPSCVPSAPGLERGGADFDATILADILSWPRVGGVAEIMNMRGVIERDPRMGGIVQAGLASGKLVCGHARGLKDADLNAFMAAGVSSDHELVSGEDLMEKLRAGLTIELRGSHDHLLPEFVAALNALGHLPQTVTLCTDDVFPDDLLQGGGLDDVVRRLVRYGLRPEWALRAATLNAAQRLGRADLGLIAAGRRADIVIFEDLSDFAARQVIANGRAVAEGGRMLVEVPACDATALEGSMKLPLREPNDFRVTSEGTKIRLATIDRPRFTQSGEMEAEVKDGFVVPPQGATMISVTHRHGMAEPITRTGFLTGWGNWNGAFATTVSHDSHNVTVFGGNAEDMALAANAVIKAGGGMAVASEGKVTALLPLPLSGLVSDAPLEDVAKAFEELREAVGRVVEWQPPYLVFKACFGATLACNIGPHQTDMGIADVLTGRVMESPVIAVLE; this is encoded by the coding sequence ATGAGCGCGAACTCTCCAACACGCGAGCCTGCCGATCTCACCGATGATGCGCTGCGCAGCCGCGCGGTCGCCGTCGCACGTGGCGATGCGCCTTTCGATGTCCTCATCACCGGCGGAACATTGGTGGATGTGGTGACGGGAGAGCTTCGCGCCGCCGATATCGGCATCGTTGGCGCTCTGATCGCCAGCGTGCACGAGCGGGCAAGCCGCAGCGACGCTGTACGGATCATCGATGCGGCAAACGCCTTTGTCTCGCCCGGCCTCATCGATACACATATGCATATTGAAAGTTCGATGGTCACGCCGGCCGCCTATGCGGCGGCAGTGGTCGCCCGTGGTGTTACCACCATCGTCTGGGACCCGCATGAATTCGGCAATGTGCATGGCGTGGAAGGGGTGCGCTGGGCGTCGAAGGCAATCGAAAATCTGCCATTGCGCGCCATTCTGCTCGCACCTTCCTGCGTGCCATCAGCTCCGGGGCTGGAGCGTGGCGGCGCGGACTTTGACGCGACCATTCTCGCCGATATCCTGTCATGGCCGCGGGTTGGCGGCGTTGCGGAAATCATGAATATGCGCGGTGTCATCGAGCGCGATCCGCGCATGGGCGGCATCGTGCAGGCCGGGCTTGCCTCGGGCAAACTGGTCTGCGGCCACGCCCGCGGCCTGAAAGATGCCGATCTCAACGCCTTCATGGCGGCGGGTGTCTCCTCCGATCACGAGCTGGTGTCGGGTGAAGACCTGATGGAAAAGTTGCGGGCCGGGTTGACCATCGAGTTGCGCGGTTCGCATGATCACCTGCTGCCGGAATTTGTGGCGGCGCTGAATGCGCTGGGCCATCTGCCACAGACGGTGACACTCTGCACCGACGATGTCTTCCCGGATGACCTGTTGCAGGGCGGCGGGCTTGACGATGTGGTGCGCCGGCTTGTGCGTTACGGTCTGCGCCCCGAATGGGCGCTGCGTGCCGCTACGCTGAATGCCGCGCAGAGGCTCGGCCGTGCCGATCTCGGCCTCATCGCCGCCGGCCGCCGCGCCGATATCGTCATTTTCGAAGATCTGAGCGATTTTGCGGCCCGCCAGGTGATCGCAAATGGCAGGGCTGTCGCTGAAGGCGGCCGCATGCTGGTGGAGGTTCCCGCCTGCGACGCAACCGCGCTCGAAGGCTCGATGAAGCTGCCGCTTCGTGAGCCCAATGATTTCCGGGTCACATCCGAAGGCACGAAGATACGCCTCGCCACCATCGACCGCCCGCGCTTCACGCAATCGGGAGAGATGGAGGCCGAGGTGAAGGATGGTTTCGTCGTTCCGCCCCAGGGTGCGACGATGATTTCCGTCACCCATCGCCACGGCATGGCCGAGCCGATCACCAGAACCGGATTCCTTACCGGCTGGGGAAACTGGAACGGCGCCTTCGCGACCACCGTCTCGCATGACAGCCACAACGTCACCGTTTTTGGTGGTAATGCCGAGGACATGGCGCTGGCCGCCAATGCGGTGATAAAAGCGGGTGGCGGCATGGCCGTTGCCTCAGAGGGCAAGGTCACCGCACTTCTCCCGTTGCCGCTTTCCGGCCTCGTTTCCGATGCCCCGCTTGAAGACGTGGCAAAGGCTTTCGAAGAATTGCGCGAAGCCGTCGGCAGGGTGGTGGAATGGCAGCCGCCCTATCTCGTCTTCAAGGCCTGCTTCGGCGCCACGCTCGCCTGCAATATCGGCCCGCACCAGACGGATATGGGCATTGCCGATGTGTTGACAGGCAGGGTGATGGAAAGCCCGGTGATTGCCGTTCTCGAATAG
- a CDS encoding LysR family transcriptional regulator, whose translation MELRHIRYFLAIANEGSFTRAAEHLGIAQPPLSQQIKVLEQEIGVRLFRRLAHGAELTPAGHAFRAAVTHIPHQVGEGVRLARRAAAGETGILRIGVTGTAALNPLVPACIRTYRRQYPDVELQVMEAAALALTPALLEDRLDVALLRPSQSDPDTLLEEVLTDEPLLVALPASHPLARRGTAIDLMELRDDPFILTPRSVGTSLHDASIKACQEAGFTPHLGPAAPQIASILSLVAAELGVSLLPESVAQVKMQNIVLLPSSGPPPRLSISLAYRRGTTSPVVKNFVLAARIAARETQTPDVAGVE comes from the coding sequence ATGGAACTCAGGCACATCCGTTATTTTCTGGCCATTGCCAATGAGGGCAGTTTTACGCGGGCGGCAGAACATCTGGGAATCGCGCAGCCGCCGCTCAGTCAGCAGATAAAGGTTCTGGAACAGGAAATCGGCGTGCGGCTATTCCGGCGTCTTGCGCATGGTGCGGAACTGACACCGGCGGGCCATGCCTTTCGGGCTGCGGTGACCCATATTCCGCATCAGGTGGGTGAAGGTGTCCGGCTCGCCCGCAGGGCGGCGGCCGGTGAAACCGGCATTCTGAGAATAGGCGTCACCGGCACGGCGGCGCTCAACCCTCTGGTTCCGGCCTGCATCCGCACCTACAGACGCCAATATCCCGACGTGGAGCTTCAGGTGATGGAGGCAGCCGCCCTGGCACTGACACCGGCCCTGCTCGAAGATCGGCTGGACGTGGCGCTTTTGCGCCCTTCTCAATCCGATCCCGATACATTGCTCGAGGAAGTGCTCACTGACGAACCGCTTCTGGTCGCCCTGCCTGCATCCCATCCGCTCGCGCGGCGCGGCACCGCCATAGACCTGATGGAATTGCGCGACGACCCTTTCATTCTGACGCCACGCAGCGTCGGCACCAGCCTTCACGATGCATCGATAAAAGCCTGCCAGGAGGCCGGTTTCACGCCGCACTTAGGGCCGGCGGCACCGCAAATCGCCTCGATATTGTCGCTGGTCGCGGCCGAACTCGGGGTTTCCCTCCTGCCGGAATCCGTCGCGCAGGTCAAAATGCAGAACATCGTCTTATTACCTTCCAGCGGCCCGCCGCCGCGGCTTTCCATATCGCTCGCCTATCGGCGCGGAACGACATCGCCGGTGGTGAAGAATTTCGTGTTGGCGGCGCGCATTGCCGCGCGCGAAACACAGACGCCTGACGTGGCCGGGGTCGAATGA
- a CDS encoding ABC transporter permease has protein sequence MTRQLFIPLTLLLVVGFLIGPFLIIVAASFSAGDTLAFPPQGFSLKWIAKVFTVESFRESFAMSMFLAIGGTFTALILGIPASYAMSRYKLPFAETVRTIVSAPIIVPGIIVGLALLRYFVVPFGIGITLALFLAHTALILPYAVRVVSASLNNLRSDIEEAAVLLGSSRVGAFFRVVLPNIRGGILSAFILGFVTSFNQVPVSLFLSGPGVRTLPIDMLGYMEIVFDPSVAALSSLLAFLSIGIVFMAERFLGFSRYV, from the coding sequence ATGACCCGGCAGCTCTTCATTCCGCTCACGCTTCTTCTCGTTGTCGGTTTCCTCATCGGGCCGTTCCTCATCATCGTTGCTGCCTCGTTTTCGGCCGGCGATACGCTTGCCTTTCCGCCGCAGGGCTTTTCGCTGAAGTGGATCGCCAAGGTCTTCACAGTCGAAAGCTTCCGCGAAAGTTTCGCGATGTCGATGTTCCTTGCCATCGGCGGCACGTTCACGGCGCTGATCCTCGGCATTCCCGCCTCCTACGCCATGTCGCGCTACAAACTGCCCTTCGCAGAAACCGTACGCACCATCGTTTCGGCGCCGATCATCGTGCCCGGCATCATCGTTGGTCTGGCGCTGCTGCGCTATTTCGTCGTGCCTTTCGGCATCGGTATTACGCTTGCCCTGTTTCTCGCCCACACAGCGCTCATCCTGCCCTATGCGGTGCGGGTGGTGTCAGCCAGCCTCAACAATCTGCGCTCGGATATTGAGGAGGCTGCGGTGCTGCTCGGCTCGTCGCGGGTCGGCGCGTTTTTCCGGGTGGTGCTGCCGAATATTCGCGGCGGCATTCTCTCCGCCTTCATTCTCGGTTTCGTGACGAGCTTCAATCAGGTGCCGGTATCGCTGTTCCTGTCGGGTCCCGGCGTGCGCACGTTGCCCATCGACATGCTGGGTTACATGGAAATCGTCTTTGATCCTTCCGTGGCCGCCCTTTCTTCGCTGCTCGCCTTCCTTTCCATCGGCATCGTCTTCATGGCCGAACGTTTTCTGGGGTTCTCCCGTTATGTCTGA
- a CDS encoding ABC transporter substrate-binding protein, producing the protein MKKIILASGAALMLTMGAAEAQDKTLTISVYAFAQDEFKELVYTPFEQKCGCKLVVETGNSVERLAKMEANKANPVVDLAIVSMADALSATRKDLIQKIDASKVPNIENLYDIAKDPNGDGMSVGVNFYATSIVYRTDKMKIDSWADLLKDGIVDHVAFPNVTTNQGPPALYMLGKAIGKDTPDLSGAIEAVGEKKDEIVTFYVKSSQLVQLMQQEEIWAAPIGRFSWAPFTKLDLPLAWATPKEGQTGGMNVLVVPKGTKNEDLALQFMDFWLSTDVQKALAEKLVDSPTNKQVKVSDEVANNITYGDETARSLQLIPSDVTLDNRDKWLSEWNSKVGQ; encoded by the coding sequence ATGAAAAAGATCATTCTTGCATCGGGCGCTGCCCTGATGCTGACGATGGGAGCCGCTGAGGCGCAGGACAAGACGCTGACGATTTCGGTCTACGCCTTCGCGCAGGACGAATTCAAGGAACTGGTCTATACGCCGTTTGAGCAGAAATGCGGCTGCAAGCTGGTCGTCGAGACCGGCAACAGCGTCGAGCGTCTGGCCAAGATGGAAGCCAACAAGGCCAATCCGGTAGTCGATCTTGCCATCGTCTCCATGGCGGATGCTCTTTCCGCCACCCGCAAGGACCTGATCCAGAAGATCGATGCGTCCAAGGTACCGAACATCGAAAACCTCTATGACATCGCCAAGGACCCGAATGGCGACGGCATGAGCGTCGGCGTCAATTTCTACGCCACCTCCATCGTCTACCGCACCGACAAGATGAAGATCGACAGCTGGGCCGATCTCCTGAAGGACGGCATTGTCGATCACGTCGCCTTCCCGAACGTCACCACCAATCAGGGCCCGCCGGCGCTCTATATGCTCGGTAAGGCCATCGGCAAGGACACGCCTGATCTTTCCGGCGCCATCGAGGCCGTGGGTGAAAAGAAGGACGAGATCGTCACTTTCTACGTCAAGTCCTCGCAGCTGGTGCAGCTGATGCAGCAGGAAGAAATCTGGGCAGCGCCGATTGGCCGCTTCTCCTGGGCGCCCTTCACCAAGCTTGACCTGCCGCTTGCCTGGGCCACGCCCAAGGAAGGCCAGACCGGCGGCATGAACGTGCTCGTCGTGCCGAAGGGCACCAAGAACGAGGACCTTGCCCTGCAATTCATGGATTTCTGGCTGTCGACTGACGTTCAGAAGGCGCTTGCCGAAAAGCTGGTGGACAGCCCGACGAACAAGCAAGTCAAGGTATCCGACGAGGTGGCGAACAACATCACCTATGGCGATGAAACCGCTCGCAGCCTGCAGCTCATCCCGTCCGACGTGACGCTCGATAACCGCGACAAGTGGCTGTCGGAGTGGAACTCCAAGGTCGGGCAATAA
- a CDS encoding LacI family DNA-binding transcriptional regulator, which translates to MASSRPATNLSAIAAALGVSVATVSNALSGKGRVSPDLAERIRKTASELGYVPSSAGRALRTGRSGVLGLVLPDIANPLFPQIAQAIEKAAVSAGYGVLIADARGEIAMQTDAINRLIERGVDGMVIVPRRGTRITDVDCPVAVIDSPSTPGNTVAADHWDGGRQVGEYLAALGHKKVVLVGKNRDSNVQNDRLGGIRDGLGKACVARTLWIDALEKADGAGCRLGLADRVAEGFTAFAAVSDLHALRVLTELQREGIEVPEKASVTGFDDLIFSAVVTPPLTTMRMDMGRIADLAVGALLRAIDDVSEGGLAVDVTAEISKVPMALIMRGSTGKAKHDAIEAKKITAGELTP; encoded by the coding sequence ATGGCGTCTTCACGGCCTGCCACCAATCTGAGCGCGATAGCAGCGGCACTCGGCGTGTCGGTGGCAACCGTGTCCAATGCGCTTTCGGGCAAGGGCCGGGTTTCGCCTGATCTGGCGGAGCGTATCCGCAAGACGGCAAGCGAACTTGGTTATGTGCCGAGTTCGGCGGGCAGGGCGCTGCGCACCGGCAGATCAGGTGTTCTGGGGCTGGTTCTGCCCGATATTGCCAATCCTCTCTTTCCACAGATTGCGCAGGCCATCGAAAAGGCCGCGGTGAGTGCCGGTTACGGCGTGCTGATCGCCGACGCGCGTGGCGAGATCGCCATGCAGACGGATGCCATCAACCGGCTTATCGAGCGCGGCGTGGATGGAATGGTCATCGTTCCCCGCCGCGGCACGCGCATTACCGATGTTGATTGTCCCGTTGCGGTGATCGACAGCCCTTCGACCCCCGGAAACACTGTCGCAGCCGACCATTGGGATGGCGGCCGGCAGGTTGGCGAATATCTGGCGGCACTTGGCCACAAAAAGGTGGTGCTGGTCGGCAAAAACCGGGATTCCAACGTGCAGAACGACCGCCTCGGTGGCATTCGCGATGGTCTTGGCAAGGCCTGCGTTGCACGGACACTGTGGATAGACGCCCTCGAAAAAGCCGATGGCGCGGGTTGCCGGCTTGGCCTTGCCGACAGGGTCGCTGAGGGTTTTACCGCTTTTGCCGCCGTTTCCGATCTGCATGCGCTGCGGGTGCTGACCGAATTGCAGCGCGAGGGCATCGAAGTGCCGGAAAAGGCCAGTGTCACCGGCTTCGACGATCTGATTTTCTCGGCCGTGGTCACGCCGCCGTTGACGACGATGCGCATGGATATGGGCCGCATCGCCGATCTTGCGGTTGGAGCGCTGCTGCGCGCCATTGACGATGTCAGCGAAGGCGGCCTCGCCGTCGATGTTACGGCAGAAATCTCGAAAGTACCGATGGCGCTGATCATGCGCGGCTCCACCGGCAAAGCAAAGCATGATGCGATTGAAGCCAAAAAAATCACAGCAGGAGAACTCACACCATGA
- a CDS encoding MFS transporter — MRQLKKQDFTPPIVMTEEPPDVLWIRQGSRQFRRASWALFLAGFASFSLIYCVQPLLPEFPAEFGINPATASLALSLTTGTLAFAILLSGAFAQLFTRRNLMFVSMMLAAIANIIAASTQGWAWLLAARALEGFVLGGVPAVAMAYLAEEIEPSSLGKAMGLYVGGTAFGSMAGRVGMGLVSAYTSWQVAMYALGAVCILAAIGFLLLLPPSRNFRPQHMPLKNHLKIWAQHLGNPELRRFYFLGAMLTSVFTTVFNYCAFRLVAPPYELGRTAVSMIFLTFALGIVASSYGGALVDRFSRRIILVVAFSTILVGILLTFASSIILIVAGIAAITIGFFIGHSAASSGVGANAGTAKSHASALYLLFYYCGASITGWVGGWFWIHAGWPGIMAITAGCALAGIFASLARPGTRRA; from the coding sequence ATGCGCCAGCTCAAAAAACAGGATTTCACCCCGCCGATCGTCATGACGGAGGAGCCGCCGGATGTGCTCTGGATACGGCAGGGAAGCCGTCAGTTTCGCCGGGCGAGTTGGGCGCTTTTCCTCGCGGGCTTTGCCAGCTTTTCGCTGATCTATTGCGTGCAGCCGCTCCTGCCGGAATTTCCGGCGGAATTCGGCATCAACCCTGCAACTGCATCGCTGGCCCTGTCTCTGACGACGGGAACGCTTGCCTTCGCCATTCTGCTCAGCGGGGCCTTTGCCCAACTCTTCACCCGCCGAAATCTGATGTTCGTTTCGATGATGCTGGCAGCCATCGCCAATATCATTGCGGCAAGCACGCAAGGCTGGGCATGGCTGCTTGCCGCCCGCGCGCTGGAAGGGTTCGTGCTCGGCGGCGTTCCGGCCGTCGCCATGGCTTATCTTGCCGAGGAGATCGAACCTTCCAGTCTCGGCAAGGCGATGGGGCTTTATGTCGGCGGCACGGCGTTCGGTTCCATGGCGGGACGTGTCGGCATGGGGCTGGTGTCCGCCTATACCTCATGGCAGGTGGCAATGTATGCGCTGGGGGCGGTCTGTATCCTCGCGGCCATCGGCTTCCTGCTGCTGCTTCCGCCTTCGCGGAATTTCCGGCCGCAGCACATGCCGCTTAAAAATCATCTGAAAATATGGGCGCAACATCTTGGAAACCCGGAACTTCGGCGGTTCTATTTCCTGGGCGCGATGCTGACGAGCGTGTTCACCACCGTTTTCAACTATTGCGCCTTTCGCCTCGTCGCGCCACCTTACGAATTGGGCCGCACGGCCGTCAGCATGATTTTCCTGACCTTTGCCCTGGGTATCGTCGCGTCCTCCTATGGCGGGGCACTGGTCGACCGGTTCAGCCGACGGATCATTCTGGTGGTTGCCTTTTCCACCATCCTTGTCGGTATCCTGCTCACATTCGCCTCAAGCATCATCCTCATCGTGGCGGGGATTGCGGCGATAACCATCGGATTTTTCATCGGGCATTCGGCTGCCAGCAGTGGAGTGGGCGCGAATGCGGGTACCGCCAAAAGCCATGCTTCCGCGCTTTATCTGCTGTTTTATTATTGCGGAGCGAGCATCACCGGCTGGGTCGGCGGCTGGTTCTGGATCCATGCCGGCTGGCCCGGCATCATGGCCATCACCGCCGGCTGCGCGCTTGCCGGAATTTTTGCCAGCCTTGCGCGCCCGGGCACGCGGCGCGCCTGA
- a CDS encoding nucleoside hydrolase: MGVWIDTDMGFDDIAAIMVVQSAGLAIDGISLVFGNTTLEAVCGNAAGAVSTFGWSMPIHQGRAKPVLGALETAQCILGDNGIPTVGQNLPDAPALPKSDAFAALCNWLEGDGEKRILALGPLTNIAAVCLARPDLAARISDLTWMGGGVTSGNHTASAEFNAFADPEALAIVLSHGLPLRMVDLDTCRKVMASPADVLPIRDAGGKNAALIADLLEGFIGIATRRGRAAMALYDPVAAVAFTSGLIGWRQARIDVELHSALTRGRTVVEMRADKVETFNAHFAETVDAESAKTAILEALRREAAR, from the coding sequence ATGGGTGTATGGATCGATACCGATATGGGCTTTGACGACATTGCCGCCATCATGGTGGTGCAATCGGCAGGCCTTGCCATCGACGGCATTTCGCTGGTGTTCGGTAATACGACGCTGGAAGCGGTGTGCGGCAATGCCGCCGGAGCGGTCTCAACCTTCGGCTGGTCGATGCCGATCCATCAGGGCCGTGCCAAGCCCGTGCTTGGCGCACTCGAAACCGCGCAATGCATTCTGGGCGATAACGGCATTCCGACCGTCGGCCAAAACTTGCCGGATGCGCCAGCCTTGCCGAAAAGCGATGCCTTTGCCGCCCTGTGCAACTGGCTTGAGGGTGATGGCGAAAAGCGCATTCTGGCGCTCGGCCCGCTCACCAATATCGCCGCGGTTTGCCTTGCCCGGCCTGATCTTGCCGCCAGAATTTCCGATCTCACCTGGATGGGTGGCGGCGTGACCAGCGGCAACCATACTGCATCGGCGGAATTCAACGCCTTTGCCGATCCGGAAGCGCTGGCAATCGTTCTGTCCCACGGCCTGCCGTTGCGCATGGTCGATCTCGACACCTGCCGCAAGGTTATGGCCTCGCCGGCCGATGTGCTGCCGATCCGCGATGCCGGCGGCAAAAACGCTGCGCTGATTGCCGATCTGCTGGAAGGTTTCATCGGCATCGCCACCCGCCGTGGCAGAGCCGCCATGGCGCTTTACGATCCCGTTGCCGCCGTTGCCTTTACCTCCGGTCTCATTGGCTGGCGGCAGGCGCGGATCGATGTCGAACTTCATTCCGCCTTGACCCGGGGCAGAACCGTGGTCGAGATGCGCGCCGACAAGGTGGAAACCTTCAATGCGCACTTTGCCGAAACCGTTGATGCCGAAAGTGCGAAGACGGCGATTCTCGAGGCGTTGCGCCGGGAGGCCGCCCGATGA
- a CDS encoding LysR family transcriptional regulator — translation MTSLSRKLLPSTSALAAFDSVARLGSFSAAADELALTQGAISRQVMSLEEQLGVRLFERGARGVALTAEGKTYAKSIASALGEIRSASLQLMTKTHGNTLNLAMLPTFGTRWLLPRIPDFVSSHPEITINFATRIGQFDFEREQLDMAIHIGQADWPGAESTFLMHEMVAPVCSPQFLNTHPVEKAGDLAALPLLHMASRPGAWGHWFESLGLSLALPQGMRFEQFSSVAQACIAGLGVALMPLFLIDNELKSRQLVKAFDHQAKSPSSYYAVAPLSRANHVPVVLFRDWLVRQVEAYRATNGLPLQK, via the coding sequence ATGACATCTCTCAGTCGCAAACTCCTGCCCTCCACCAGCGCGCTTGCCGCCTTTGATTCCGTTGCCCGGCTTGGCAGCTTTTCGGCTGCTGCGGACGAACTGGCCCTGACGCAAGGGGCGATCAGCCGGCAAGTTATGTCACTGGAAGAGCAGCTTGGCGTGCGCCTGTTTGAGCGCGGCGCGCGCGGCGTGGCGCTGACGGCGGAGGGTAAAACTTACGCGAAATCGATTGCCTCGGCTCTTGGTGAGATACGCTCCGCCTCCCTGCAGCTCATGACCAAAACGCATGGCAATACGCTGAACCTCGCGATGTTGCCCACCTTTGGCACCCGCTGGCTTCTGCCGCGCATCCCCGATTTCGTCTCCAGCCATCCGGAAATCACCATCAATTTCGCCACCCGCATCGGCCAGTTCGATTTCGAGCGTGAACAGTTGGATATGGCAATCCATATCGGTCAGGCGGATTGGCCGGGGGCGGAAAGCACCTTTCTGATGCATGAAATGGTGGCTCCAGTATGCAGCCCCCAGTTTCTCAATACGCATCCAGTGGAAAAGGCAGGGGATCTCGCCGCCCTGCCGTTGCTGCACATGGCCTCGCGGCCGGGGGCGTGGGGCCACTGGTTTGAAAGCCTTGGCCTGTCGCTTGCCCTGCCGCAGGGCATGCGGTTCGAGCAGTTTTCCAGCGTGGCGCAGGCCTGCATCGCCGGGCTTGGCGTGGCGCTGATGCCGCTTTTCCTGATCGACAACGAGTTGAAATCGCGGCAATTGGTGAAGGCCTTCGATCATCAGGCCAAAAGCCCAAGCTCCTATTATGCGGTGGCGCCGCTTTCTCGCGCCAATCACGTTCCGGTCGTGCTGTTTCGCGACTGGCTGGTGCGACAGGTGGAGGCCTATCGCGCGACAAATGGTTTGCCGCTGCAAAAATAA